From the Musa acuminata AAA Group cultivar baxijiao chromosome BXJ1-2, Cavendish_Baxijiao_AAA, whole genome shotgun sequence genome, one window contains:
- the LOC135612173 gene encoding E3 ubiquitin-protein ligase RING1-like, whose protein sequence is MAVRPNRLLFPAPNASSLCGFMELCTPPPPPPSPPSSPGPPTTIRFHHSSLLPALPISAAFLIAAAVLVLVLAYFVFRRRHHRRTASPDVPLAGGPLEEDGGGDGNGDEVMHHVWYIRTVGLDESTIRAISALAYKAADGVLGASASDCAVCLSEFREDELVRLLPKCGHAFHLGCIDTWLRSHVNCPLCRAPVVVSTSAASSGGTGTSTHSSSSSSSSSSSSSAPSSHPEFIPDHVDPNNLSSAVADSEQINGRQSESAQGALEEEPEVERLELGAGNRTVVFPLTSSEQRVTVDIGEDGFQPIRRSISMDSFTCSSFIHGLESDEHLSNNRKKTSLEEEVWDDRTRRKQWNFSSGASLCKETERSLSSISGSFFLSRQGRARRSLLPL, encoded by the coding sequence ATGGCCGTCCGGCCTAATCGCCTCCTCTTTCCGGCGCCAAACGCCTCCTCCTTATGTGGATTCATGGAGTTGTGCACCCCTCCCCCGCCGCCACCCTCTCCTCCATCTTCCCCGGGCCCCCCCACCACCATCCGGTTCCACCACTCCTCCCTCCTCCCCGCCCTCCCCATCTCCGCCGCCTTCCTCATCGCCGCCGCCGTCCTCGTTCTCGTCCTCGCCTACTTCGTCtttcgccgccgccaccaccgccgcACGGCATCCCCCGACGTACCCCTCGCCGGCGGACCCCTTGAGGAGGACGGTGGCGGCGACGGCAACGGCGACGAGGTGATGCACCATGTCTGGTACATCAGGACCGTTGGCCTCGACGAGTCAACCATCAGGGCCATCTCCGCGTTGGCGTACAAGGCCGCGGATGGCGTCCTCGGCGCCTCGGCCTCCGACTGCGCTGTCTGCCTCTCCGAGTTCCGCGAGGACGAGCTCGTTCGCCTCCTTCCCAAGTGTGGCCACGCCTTCCACCTCGGCTGTATCGACACTTGGCTTCGATCCCACGTCAATTGCCCCCTGTGCCGTGCGCCCGTCGTAGTCTCGACCTCCGCCGCCAGCAGTGGCGGTACTGGAACAAGTacccattcttcttcttcttcctcctcctcctcctcctcctcctccgccccttCATCCCACCCTGAGTTTATCCCAGATCACGTGGATCCCAATAATCTCTCCTCGGCCGTAGCGGACAGCGAGCAGATCAATGGCCGGCAATCAGAATCTGCTCAAGGCGCCTTGGAAGAGGAACCGGAGGTCGAAAGATTGGAACTTGGAGCTGGAAACCGAACTGTGGTCTTCCCGCTCACGAGCTCTGAGCAGCGAGTGACTGTTGATATTGGGGAAGATGGGTTTCAGCCCATCCGGCGATCGATTTCTATGGATTCATTTACTTGTTCTTCTTTTATACATGGATTGGAGTCTGATGAGCATCTCAGCAATAACAGGAAGAAAACCTCCTTAGAAGAAGAAGTGTGGGATGATAGAACCAGGAGAAAGCAATGGAATTTTTCCAGTGGCGCTTCTTTGTGCAAGGAAACAGAAAGATCTTTATCGAGCATTAGTGGGAGCTTCTTCTTGTCAAGACAAGGCCGAGCTCGGCGCTCCCTTCTGCCGCTGTAA
- the LOC135613678 gene encoding uncharacterized protein LOC135613678, translating into MLIEHPPSSCAQAKKAIGTTMAGSLFSPMPSSPHFPVYTAHRRLAVSYRVIGFCTFFHAHRAVVVRAATQPPAPAGSDDDAAPANEDAKKKRSDGVPGLPNLPFPDIPIWARWALGSVVLLALPFYRKVLGIEEKAEKTAEAILGVVEKVAEVTEKVSLEVAEVLPENSELKKIALEVEHVAEVVIKDAELAETLIEKVDGVVKNVDTMVEPIVEEVIDGGQKGSVRRESTNSKRNV; encoded by the exons ATGCTCATCGAACATCCTCCATCTTCCTGCGCCCAAGCGAAGAAGGCGATCGGGACAACAATGGCGGGTTCCCTCTTCTCTCCCATGCCCTCCAGCCCCCACTTCCCCGTCTACACCGCTCACCGTCGCCTCGCCGTTTCCTACCGCGTCATCGGCTTCTGCACCTTCTTCCATGCACACCGGGCGGTGGTTGTCCGGGCGGCGACGCAACCTCCAGCCCCCGCCGGCAGCGACGACGACGCTGCGCCGGCCAACGAAGACGCCAA GAAAAAGAGATCTGACGGTGTTCCAGGCCTACCTAATCTTCCATTCCCAGACATACCCATATG GGCGAGATGGGCTCTGGGCTCGGTAGTCCTCTTGGCTTTACCGTTCTACAGGAAGGTTTTAGGGATCGAAG AGAAAGCGGAGAAGACGGCGGAGGCGATACTTGGGGTGGTGGAGAAGGTGGCTGAGGTGACCGAAAAGGTATCGTTGGAGGTGGCCGAGGTGCTGCCGGAGAATTCGGAGCTAAAGAAGATAGCTTTGGAGGTGGAGCACGTTGCTGAAGTCGTGATCAAGGATGCAGAACTCGCAGAAACCTTGATCGAGAAG GTTGATGGAGTAGTCAAGAACGTGGATACAATGGTTGAGCCCATCGTCGAAGAGGTAATTGACGGGGGCCAGAAAGGAAGTGTGAGAAGAGAGAGCACAAACTCGAAGAGAAATGTTTAG
- the LOC135610860 gene encoding transcription factor bHLH96-like: protein MEDDKGAVQECDPSCSSAQNLHGGVGEAMEVAGRRKRRCGRSIKNREEVESQRMAHIAVERNRRRQMNEYLAVLRSLMPSFYVQRGDQASIVAGAINYVKELEQLLRSMEVEKRLKRRTDAAAVASAFAGFFSFPQYSSFFSGGGGGNGNDDNSGKRHGISHSGAFYRNTGEIENQTATANIEVTMLESHANLKLLSRRRPRQLLRLVAGLQSLRLVPLHLNVTSVDRIVMYSFSLKVEDDCRCTSADEIAEAIHRMLIRIEEEANL, encoded by the exons ATGGAGGATGACAAAGGGGCGGTGCAAGAATGTGATCCCTCGTGCTCCTCGGCGCAGAACCTCCATGGAGGAGTGGGGGAGGCCATGGAGGTGGCGGGGCGGAGGAAGAGGCGTTGCGGGAGGAGCATCAAGAACAGAGAGGAGGTGGAGAGCCAAAGGATGGCCCACATTGCCGTGGAGCGCAACCGCCGGAGGCAAATGAACGAGTACCTGGCTGTCCTCCGCTCTCTCATGCCATCTTTCTACGTCCAAAGG GGTGATCAAGCTTCGATTGTCGCTGGCGCAATCAATTATGTCAAAGAACTGGAGCAGCTCCTTCGTTCGATGGAGGTGGAGAAACGGCTCAAGCGACGAACAGATGCGGCCGCCGTCGCTTCTGCCTTCGCCGGCTTCTTCAGCTTTCCTCAGTACTCCTCTTTCTtcagtggcggcggcggcggcaatgGCAACGACGATAACAGCGGTAAAAGGCACGGTATCAGCCACTCCGGTGCCTTTTACCGCAACACCGGCGAGATCGAGAACCAAACGGCCACTGCCAACATCGAGGTGACGATGCTGGAGAGCCATGCAAACCTCAAGCTGCTGTCGAGGCGGCGGCCCCGGCAGCTGCTCAGGCTGGTGGCGGGACTGCAGAGCTTGCGGCTCGTGCCGCTGCACCTCAACGTCACCTCCGTCGATCGCATCGTCATGTACTCCTTCAGTCTCAAG GTGGAAGACGACTGCCGGTGTACATCAGCGGACGAGATTGCAGAAGCAATCCACCGAATGCTAATCAGGATAGAGGAGGAGGCAAATCTGTAG